A stretch of Alkaliphilus flagellatus DNA encodes these proteins:
- a CDS encoding (2Fe-2S)-binding protein: MRIQEHPILTLKRGALISFTYNGLQLEGYEGETIAAALHAAGIKTLSRSHENHRARGFFCAIGNCSSCLMKVNGKPSIRVCVEPLKDGMVINTQEGRGELV, from the coding sequence ATGAGAATTCAAGAACACCCTATACTAACTTTAAAAAGAGGTGCTTTAATTAGTTTTACTTATAATGGACTCCAATTAGAAGGATATGAAGGAGAAACTATTGCTGCAGCTTTACATGCTGCGGGCATAAAAACCCTTAGTCGTAGTCATGAAAATCATAGAGCGAGGGGATTTTTCTGTGCAATAGGAAACTGCTCATCTTGCCTAATGAAGGTTAATGGCAAACCAAGTATTAGAGTATGTGTTGAGCCATTAAAAGATGGGATGGTAATTAATACTCAAGAGGGGAGAGGAGAACTAGTATGA